A genome region from Rubidibacter lacunae KORDI 51-2 includes the following:
- a CDS encoding sulfurtransferase TusA family protein, translating to MNNSSAASLPTPDDRLDLRGTPCPLNFVRTKLRLQKLPPGQLLEVWLDPGDPIEQVPDSLHAAGYPVAAIVNCGNYFALQVRQSTAV from the coding sequence ATGAACAACTCCTCTGCAGCATCATTGCCGACCCCCGACGACCGGCTCGACTTGCGCGGCACGCCCTGCCCGCTCAATTTCGTGCGGACGAAACTGCGCCTGCAAAAGCTGCCGCCAGGTCAGCTGCTAGAAGTGTGGCTCGACCCGGGCGACCCCATCGAGCAAGTTCCCGACAGCCTGCATGCTGCGGGTTATCCGGTTGCAGCTATTGTTAACTGCGGCAACTACTTCGCGTTGCAAGTACGACAGTCGACAGCAGTATGA